One genomic region from Heliomicrobium undosum encodes:
- the hisH gene encoding imidazole glycerol phosphate synthase subunit HisH has translation MIAIIDYGMGNLRSVQKGLEKAGYAGFVTNDPEAVRSAPGVILPGVGAFADAMENLRQSGMIPPIMETVAAGKPFLGICLGFQLMFDASEEGGHFEGLGIFPGMVRRLPPGLKVPHMGWNELTVRRESAILAGIPSGAEYYFVHSYYVDPAEPDLVIATADYGFDFCAVAGRGSVSGAQFHPEKSSDLGLRILQNFGKQVEGSC, from the coding sequence ATGATCGCCATCATCGACTACGGCATGGGAAACCTGCGAAGCGTCCAAAAGGGGCTGGAGAAGGCCGGCTACGCCGGTTTCGTCACCAACGATCCCGAGGCGGTGCGCAGCGCCCCCGGCGTCATCCTGCCCGGTGTCGGCGCTTTTGCCGACGCCATGGAGAACCTGCGCCAATCGGGCATGATCCCGCCCATCATGGAAACCGTCGCCGCCGGCAAGCCCTTCTTGGGCATCTGCCTCGGCTTTCAATTGATGTTCGACGCCAGCGAAGAGGGCGGCCATTTTGAGGGCCTCGGCATCTTCCCCGGCATGGTGCGCCGCCTGCCGCCGGGCCTCAAAGTTCCCCACATGGGCTGGAACGAACTGACCGTGCGCCGCGAAAGCGCCATCCTCGCGGGGATCCCCTCGGGGGCGGAGTACTACTTCGTCCACTCCTACTACGTTGACCCGGCCGAGCCGGACCTGGTGATCGCCACCGCCGACTACGGCTTCGACTTCTGCGCCGTCGCCGGCCGGGGCAGCGTCTCCGGCGCCCAGTTCCACCCGGAAAAATCGAGCGACCTGGGACTGCGCATCCTTCAGAACTTCGGAAAGCAGGTGGAAGGCTCATGCTGA
- the hisA gene encoding 1-(5-phosphoribosyl)-5-[(5-phosphoribosylamino)methylideneamino]imidazole-4-carboxamide isomerase, with amino-acid sequence MLIFPAIDLKGGRCVRLYQGRMEDATVYNDDPVSQALAWQAKGAQMIHLVDLDGAFEGEPKNLPVIQAILEAVTVAVQLGGGIRDLNIIDRYLRMGVARVILGTAAIKNPELLSAACMEYGQRIVLGLDARDGKVATDGWAGTSQVTALELALEMKGRGVRRVVYTDISKDGTLAGPNLAATAELARATGLKVIASGGFATIDDVKAAAALESDGIEGAILGKSIYTGSIDVAEAIAVAREGRSC; translated from the coding sequence ATGCTGATTTTTCCGGCCATCGACTTAAAAGGCGGCCGTTGTGTCCGCCTCTACCAGGGGCGGATGGAAGACGCCACCGTCTACAACGACGACCCCGTCAGCCAAGCCCTCGCCTGGCAGGCCAAGGGCGCCCAGATGATCCACCTCGTCGACCTGGACGGCGCTTTTGAAGGGGAGCCAAAAAACCTCCCTGTCATCCAGGCCATCCTGGAGGCCGTGACCGTCGCTGTCCAACTCGGCGGCGGCATCCGCGACTTGAACATCATCGATCGCTACCTGCGCATGGGCGTCGCCCGGGTGATCCTGGGGACGGCGGCGATCAAAAACCCCGAACTGCTCTCTGCCGCCTGCATGGAGTACGGCCAGCGCATCGTCCTCGGCCTCGACGCCCGCGACGGCAAGGTGGCCACCGACGGCTGGGCCGGCACGTCCCAGGTGACGGCGCTGGAACTGGCCCTGGAGATGAAAGGGCGGGGCGTGCGCCGCGTCGTCTATACGGACATCTCCAAAGACGGCACCCTGGCCGGCCCGAACCTGGCGGCGACAGCCGAATTGGCGCGTGCGACCGGGCTGAAGGTCATCGCCTCGGGCGGCTTCGCCACCATCGATGATGTGAAGGCGGCCGCTGCCTTGGAAAGTGACGGTATTGAAGGCGCTATCCTGGGCAAATCGATTTACACCGGCTCCATCGATGTGGCGGAAGCCATCGCCGTCGCCAGGGAGGGAAGGTCATGCTAG
- the hisB gene encoding imidazoleglycerol-phosphate dehydratase HisB → MRGASYVRNTAETRISIDLFLDGKGVFDGTTGIGFLDHMFTLLARHGQIDLAIGCQGDLEVDTHHTVEDLGICLGNALAQALGDKKGICRYGHAYVPMDETLVRVCLDLSGRPFLVYKAKIPVERVGQLETEMVEEFFRALSNTAGMNLHIHLLEGGNGHHIIEAIFKAFGRALRQAIAIDPDNAGRVLSTKGVL, encoded by the coding sequence ATGAGAGGCGCATCGTATGTCCGCAACACAGCCGAGACGCGGATCTCCATCGACCTTTTTCTTGATGGAAAAGGGGTCTTCGACGGGACGACCGGCATCGGCTTTCTCGATCATATGTTCACCCTGCTGGCCCGTCACGGCCAGATTGATCTGGCCATCGGCTGCCAGGGCGACCTGGAAGTGGACACCCACCACACGGTAGAGGATCTGGGGATCTGCCTAGGTAACGCATTGGCGCAGGCTTTGGGCGACAAAAAAGGCATCTGCCGCTACGGCCACGCCTATGTGCCCATGGACGAGACGCTGGTCCGCGTCTGCCTGGACTTGAGCGGCCGTCCTTTTCTCGTCTACAAGGCCAAGATTCCCGTGGAGCGGGTCGGCCAACTAGAGACGGAGATGGTGGAAGAGTTTTTCCGGGCGCTCTCCAATACGGCAGGGATGAACCTGCACATCCACCTGCTCGAAGGCGGGAACGGCCACCACATCATCGAAGCCATCTTTAAGGCCTTTGGCCGCGCTTTGCGCCAGGCCATCGCCATCGACCCGGACAACGCGGGCCGTGTGCTGTCGACGAAGGGTGTTTTATAA